In the genome of Burkholderia diffusa, one region contains:
- a CDS encoding amino acid ABC transporter permease/ATP-binding protein, with amino-acid sequence MSDTTHLGGALPPLSSPHARDAGTRLRIVPARRRSRTAGTVLALVLIALALHSILGNPQWGWPVFAEWFLSPPVLSGLARTLVLTLLGAVFGFALGAFVALARLSRSRLLAASAWTFVWLFRSIPLIVLLLILNNLGYLYEHVRLGVPFTDIVWFDTPTTDLISPFLAAVLGLTLNHAAFSAEVIRGGILAVDQGQLEAAAALGLPRGRQATHIVLPQAMRAILPTAFNDLITLAKGTSMVYVLAMPELFYTVQVIYRRNLEVIPLLMVATVWYLIILTVLSAIQVQVERHYARGALRNPPPSALTFVLARIGALRRRAATRGATADAAVQGNTADAPVSRSGGEVVVHNVSKQFGMQRVLDNVSFVAPRGSVTVIVGPSGSGKSTLLRTINHLERVDDGFIDIDGELIGYRRDGDVLHELKERDVLKRRTAVGMVFQNFNLFAHLTVLENLIEAPVAVGGVTREAAERTARALLARVGLADKADAYPRQLSGGQQQRVAIARALALRPKVLLFDEPTSALDPELVNEVLDVIKELARSGTTLVIVTHEIGFAREVADNVLFMERGRIVESGPPAVVLDAPAHPRTRAFLSRVL; translated from the coding sequence ATGAGCGACACGACCCATCTCGGCGGCGCGCTGCCGCCGCTCTCTTCCCCTCACGCCCGCGACGCCGGCACGCGCCTGCGGATCGTGCCGGCCCGGCGCCGGTCGCGCACGGCCGGCACCGTGCTCGCGCTCGTGTTGATCGCGCTCGCGCTGCATTCGATTCTCGGCAACCCGCAATGGGGCTGGCCGGTGTTCGCCGAATGGTTCCTGTCGCCCCCGGTGCTGTCGGGTCTCGCGCGCACGCTGGTGCTGACGCTGCTCGGCGCGGTGTTCGGCTTCGCGCTCGGCGCGTTCGTCGCGCTGGCCCGGCTGTCGCGCTCGCGCCTGCTCGCCGCGAGCGCATGGACGTTTGTGTGGCTGTTCAGGTCGATTCCGCTGATCGTGCTGCTGCTGATCCTCAACAACCTTGGCTACCTGTACGAGCACGTGCGGCTCGGCGTGCCGTTCACCGACATCGTATGGTTCGACACGCCAACCACCGACCTGATCAGCCCGTTCCTCGCGGCCGTGCTCGGCCTCACGCTGAACCATGCCGCGTTTTCCGCGGAAGTGATTCGCGGCGGCATTCTGGCGGTCGACCAGGGGCAGCTCGAAGCGGCCGCCGCGCTTGGCCTGCCGCGCGGTCGCCAGGCCACGCACATCGTGCTGCCGCAGGCGATGCGCGCGATCCTGCCGACCGCGTTCAACGATCTGATTACGCTCGCGAAAGGCACGTCGATGGTTTACGTGCTCGCGATGCCCGAACTGTTCTACACGGTGCAGGTGATCTATCGCCGCAATCTCGAGGTGATTCCGCTGCTGATGGTCGCGACCGTGTGGTACCTGATCATCCTGACCGTGCTGTCCGCGATCCAGGTGCAGGTGGAGCGCCACTACGCGCGCGGCGCGCTGCGCAATCCGCCGCCGTCGGCGCTGACGTTCGTGCTGGCGCGCATCGGTGCGCTGCGGCGGCGGGCGGCGACACGCGGCGCGACGGCCGATGCGGCGGTTCAGGGCAACACCGCTGACGCGCCCGTGTCGCGCTCCGGCGGCGAAGTCGTCGTGCACAACGTGTCGAAGCAATTCGGCATGCAGCGCGTGCTCGACAACGTGTCGTTCGTCGCGCCGCGCGGCAGCGTGACGGTGATCGTCGGGCCGTCCGGCTCGGGCAAGTCGACGTTGCTGCGCACGATCAACCATCTCGAGCGCGTCGATGACGGCTTCATCGACATCGACGGCGAGCTGATCGGCTATCGGCGCGACGGCGACGTGCTGCACGAGTTGAAGGAGCGCGACGTGCTGAAGCGGCGCACGGCGGTCGGAATGGTGTTTCAGAACTTCAACCTGTTTGCGCACCTGACGGTGCTCGAGAACCTGATCGAGGCGCCGGTCGCCGTCGGCGGCGTCACGCGCGAGGCCGCCGAGCGCACCGCGCGCGCGCTGCTCGCACGCGTCGGCCTCGCTGACAAGGCCGACGCCTACCCGCGCCAGCTGTCCGGCGGCCAGCAGCAGCGCGTCGCGATCGCGCGGGCGCTCGCGTTGCGCCCGAAGGTGCTGTTGTTCGACGAGCCGACGTCGGCGCTCGATCCGGAACTGGTCAACGAAGTGTTGGACGTGATCAAGGAGCTGGCGCGCTCGGGCACCACACTCGTGATCGTCACGCACGAGATCGGCTTCGCGCGCGAAGTCGCGGACAACGTGCTGTTCATGGAGCGCGGCCGCATCGTCGAGTCGGGCCCGCCCGCCGTCGTGCTCGACGCGCCGGCCCATCCGCGCACGCGCGCGTTCCTGTCGCGGGTGCTCTGA
- a CDS encoding ABC transporter substrate-binding protein, with the protein MIDRRQFMTVALAAATGLRWHAAGAAAATADLDPRQAGRIRASRDDAAIRAASHYRWVRDGAFTVAISPHAPPVSTYATDARTVVGADPDYAQLVADALGRTLMLVPIAWADWPLGLTSGKYDAVISNVGVTEKRKEKYDFTTYRLGLHGFYVRTASPIATIAGPKDVAGLRIITGAGTSQERILLEWSRRNVAQGLKATELLYFDDDAAARVALLSGRADAELNPNASLAYEAARDGRIRRVGVVNAGWPANADVAIATRRGSGLAPALTLATNALIGNGRYGQALARWGLQSEAIAHAETNPPGLPSF; encoded by the coding sequence ATGATCGACCGACGCCAGTTCATGACCGTCGCGCTGGCGGCCGCCACCGGCCTCCGGTGGCACGCAGCCGGGGCCGCCGCCGCGACGGCCGACCTCGATCCTCGCCAGGCCGGCCGGATCCGCGCGTCGCGCGACGATGCGGCGATTCGCGCGGCGAGCCATTATCGCTGGGTACGCGACGGGGCCTTCACCGTCGCGATTTCGCCGCACGCGCCGCCGGTGTCGACCTACGCGACCGACGCACGCACCGTCGTCGGGGCCGATCCAGACTATGCGCAGCTCGTCGCCGACGCGCTCGGCCGCACGCTGATGCTGGTGCCGATCGCGTGGGCCGACTGGCCCCTCGGGCTCACGTCGGGCAAGTACGATGCCGTGATCTCGAACGTCGGCGTGACCGAGAAGCGCAAGGAGAAATACGATTTCACGACCTACCGGCTCGGGCTGCACGGCTTCTACGTGCGCACCGCGAGCCCGATCGCGACGATTGCCGGGCCGAAGGACGTCGCGGGCCTGCGCATCATCACGGGTGCGGGCACGAGCCAGGAGCGCATCCTGCTCGAATGGAGCCGGCGTAATGTCGCGCAAGGGCTGAAGGCCACCGAGCTGCTCTATTTCGACGACGATGCGGCAGCCCGCGTCGCGCTGCTGTCCGGTCGCGCCGACGCCGAGCTGAACCCGAATGCGTCGCTGGCTTACGAGGCCGCGCGCGACGGCCGGATCCGCCGGGTCGGCGTCGTCAACGCGGGCTGGCCGGCGAATGCGGATGTCGCGATCGCGACGCGTCGCGGCAGCGGGCTCGCGCCGGCGCTGACGCTCGCGACGAACGCGCTCATCGGCAACGGCCGCTACGGGCAGGCGCTGGCGCGCTGGGGATTGCAGAGCGAGGCTATCGCGCACGCGGAGACGAATCCGCCGGGGTTGCCGTCGTTCTGA
- a CDS encoding ABC transporter substrate-binding protein, with product MLSRIVTALLLALAAQPGIAKDTVTLRVGEQNYFNIQASMEASGVLKDLPYTIEWKHFQAAAPVAESLNGNAIDIGFLGDSALLTLAARGAPVKVVAVSRQSLDGVAILVPKNSPVRTVADLQGKTVAVWRGAWSQQLVLRALEHAGLRADSVKYAYLMPIDATNALANGSVDAVSLWEPFVSTLTLRQGARPVTTAQGLMPALSFVAANEQAATARRAEITDFLKRVVAARQWVDAHPREYADLWAKRAKLEPDVAYRWLDNAHQRVGPVDDKAAKDAQNTADFLHKAGVIPAAYDTAKLLDRSYAGAFSAPAQKTVAAQ from the coding sequence TTGTTGAGCCGAATCGTCACGGCGCTGCTGCTCGCGCTCGCCGCGCAGCCAGGCATCGCGAAAGACACCGTCACGCTGCGCGTCGGTGAACAGAACTACTTCAACATCCAGGCGTCGATGGAGGCGTCCGGCGTGCTGAAGGACTTGCCTTACACGATCGAGTGGAAGCACTTCCAGGCCGCCGCGCCCGTCGCCGAAAGCCTGAACGGCAATGCGATCGACATCGGTTTCCTCGGCGATTCCGCGTTGCTCACGCTGGCCGCGCGCGGCGCGCCGGTTAAGGTGGTCGCGGTATCGCGGCAGAGCCTCGACGGCGTCGCGATCCTCGTGCCGAAGAACTCGCCGGTGCGCACCGTCGCCGACCTGCAGGGCAAGACCGTCGCTGTCTGGCGCGGCGCATGGAGCCAGCAGCTCGTGCTGCGCGCGCTCGAACATGCCGGCCTGCGCGCGGATTCCGTGAAGTACGCGTACCTGATGCCGATCGATGCGACCAACGCGCTTGCGAACGGCTCGGTCGACGCCGTGTCGCTGTGGGAGCCCTTCGTCAGCACGCTCACGCTGCGGCAGGGCGCGCGGCCGGTGACGACCGCGCAGGGGCTGATGCCCGCGTTGAGCTTCGTCGCGGCGAACGAGCAGGCGGCGACCGCCAGGCGCGCGGAGATCACCGATTTCCTGAAGCGCGTGGTGGCCGCCCGCCAATGGGTCGACGCTCACCCGCGCGAGTATGCCGACCTGTGGGCGAAGCGCGCGAAGCTCGAGCCGGACGTCGCGTATCGCTGGCTCGACAACGCGCACCAGCGCGTGGGCCCCGTCGACGACAAGGCCGCGAAGGATGCGCAGAACACCGCCGATTTCCTGCACAAGGCTGGCGTGATTCCGGCCGCGTACGACACGGCGAAGCTGCTCGACCGCTCTTATGCGGGCGCGTTTTCGGCGCCCGCGCAAAAGACGGTCGCGGCGCAGTGA
- a CDS encoding serine aminopeptidase domain-containing protein — protein sequence MTSEPVEFSAADGYTLRGTLWSPDASPRALVLIHPATAVPERLYAGFARFLTERGFAALTYNYRGIGASRPARLSALQTRMRDWVELDVGAAIAWARNAYAPLPLLAVGHSVGGHAIGLSAGTAHLCAAVMVAAHAGSTRLISRAGERLKVRLILRVLGPLASALLGYVPGKRLGLGEDLPAGVFREWSHWTTLPRYFFDDPTLGAAERFSKQQLPILALGFDDDPWANPPAIDLLVSYLTRAAVERRQIDPSTAGSGPVGHMGFFRSRPGTVLWPAVADWLAQALDAPRAAGRPSLSIAAGNRA from the coding sequence ATGACATCGGAACCCGTCGAGTTCTCCGCCGCCGACGGCTACACGCTGCGCGGCACGTTGTGGTCGCCGGACGCGTCGCCGCGTGCGCTGGTGTTGATCCATCCGGCCACCGCCGTGCCGGAGCGGCTGTACGCGGGCTTCGCACGCTTCCTGACCGAACGCGGCTTCGCGGCGCTGACGTACAACTATCGCGGTATCGGCGCGTCGCGGCCCGCGCGGCTGAGCGCGCTGCAAACCCGCATGCGCGACTGGGTCGAACTCGACGTCGGCGCCGCGATCGCTTGGGCGAGGAATGCATACGCGCCGTTGCCGCTGCTGGCGGTCGGGCACAGCGTCGGCGGCCACGCGATCGGGCTGTCCGCCGGCACCGCGCATCTGTGCGCGGCGGTGATGGTCGCCGCGCACGCGGGCAGCACGCGCCTGATTTCACGCGCGGGCGAGCGGCTGAAGGTGCGGCTGATCCTGCGCGTGCTCGGCCCGCTCGCGTCAGCGCTGCTCGGCTACGTGCCGGGCAAGCGGCTCGGGCTCGGCGAGGATCTCCCCGCCGGCGTGTTTCGCGAGTGGAGCCACTGGACCACGCTGCCGCGCTACTTCTTCGACGATCCGACACTCGGGGCAGCCGAGCGCTTCTCGAAGCAGCAGTTGCCGATTCTCGCGCTCGGCTTCGATGACGATCCATGGGCGAACCCGCCCGCGATCGACCTGCTGGTAAGCTACCTGACCCGGGCGGCCGTCGAACGCCGTCAGATCGATCCGAGCACCGCAGGCAGCGGGCCGGTCGGACACATGGGCTTTTTCCGCAGCCGGCCCGGCACCGTGCTGTGGCCCGCGGTCGCCGACTGGCTCGCGCAGGCGCTCGACGCGCCGCGCGCCGCGGGTCGCCCGTCCCTTTCCATTGCAGCCGGGAACCGAGCTTGA
- a CDS encoding MarR family winged helix-turn-helix transcriptional regulator, with protein MSEDRRLFFLLNIGQRRVQRWVDRKAETDARASAAQAGVLFCLARQDGALIGEVGAALQLAPSAMTGLADRMAKAGLLARHADSDDGRATRLFLTDEGHAALKRARVLLRELNGKLCDGFSDDELDVVARWLHALQDRFPVER; from the coding sequence TTGAGCGAAGACCGACGACTGTTTTTCCTGTTGAACATCGGCCAGCGGCGCGTGCAGCGCTGGGTCGACCGCAAGGCCGAGACCGATGCGCGCGCCAGCGCCGCGCAGGCCGGCGTGCTGTTCTGCCTTGCGAGGCAGGACGGCGCGCTGATCGGCGAAGTCGGTGCGGCGCTGCAGCTGGCGCCGTCCGCGATGACGGGGCTGGCCGACCGGATGGCGAAGGCCGGCCTGCTCGCGCGGCACGCCGATTCGGACGACGGGCGAGCAACGCGCCTGTTCCTGACCGACGAGGGTCACGCGGCGCTCAAGCGCGCGCGCGTGCTCCTGCGCGAACTGAACGGCAAGCTGTGCGACGGCTTTTCCGACGACGAACTCGACGTCGTCGCGCGCTGGCTGCACGCGTTGCAGGACCGCTTTCCTGTCGAACGCTGA
- a CDS encoding sialidase family protein has translation MRRTMVSHSHIIRLTRLSAAIAMSMAAAAAAHADPVAVSGPSPFAACTIGGPGTNYVNAEVEPWLSVNPANPTNMIGVWQQDRWSNGGAHGLVAGYTFDGGATWARTPQPFSACAPGGLKYERASDPWVSFGPDGTAYSVSISFNQSNNSNAVAASVSTDGGQTWSSPAVLIANDEPTTQFFNDKESVTANPVKAGTAYAVWDRLELPNGNPYANLHTQAYRGPTFFSKTVDGGKTWSAPKVIVNVPSRQQTIGNQIVVDPKTGTLYDFFDLIQPPFSKAAGKVAFIKSTDDGATWTTPQVIAGLQTVGVTDPNTGEPVRTGDIIPEPAIDPASGQLYVVWQDSRFNGGNYDEIALSTSKDGGASWSAPLQVNTPTGRAAFNPSVRVDNAGSVMVTHYDFRDLQAGNTTTLPTGFWRKVSHDGGATFADERRVGGPFDMKIAPYAEGFFIGDYQGLDVLPSSSFHPFFVQTNAGNLTNRTDVFFAP, from the coding sequence ATGCGACGCACGATGGTGTCCCACTCACATATCATCCGCCTCACCCGCCTGTCCGCCGCGATCGCCATGTCGATGGCCGCCGCGGCGGCCGCGCACGCCGACCCCGTGGCCGTGTCCGGCCCGAGCCCGTTCGCCGCCTGCACCATCGGCGGCCCCGGCACGAACTACGTGAACGCCGAGGTCGAACCGTGGCTGTCGGTCAATCCGGCGAACCCGACCAACATGATCGGCGTATGGCAGCAGGATCGCTGGTCGAACGGCGGCGCCCACGGGCTCGTCGCCGGCTACACGTTCGACGGCGGCGCGACCTGGGCGCGCACGCCGCAACCGTTCAGCGCCTGCGCGCCGGGCGGGCTCAAGTACGAGCGCGCGTCCGATCCGTGGGTGTCGTTCGGCCCCGACGGCACCGCGTATTCGGTATCGATCTCGTTCAACCAGTCGAACAACAGCAATGCGGTCGCGGCGTCGGTGTCGACCGACGGCGGGCAGACGTGGAGCAGCCCCGCCGTGCTGATCGCGAACGACGAACCAACGACGCAGTTCTTCAACGACAAGGAATCGGTGACGGCGAATCCGGTGAAGGCCGGCACGGCCTACGCGGTGTGGGATCGCCTCGAACTGCCGAACGGCAACCCGTACGCGAACCTGCACACGCAGGCATACCGAGGGCCGACGTTCTTCTCGAAGACGGTCGACGGCGGCAAGACGTGGAGCGCCCCGAAGGTGATCGTCAACGTGCCGTCGCGTCAGCAGACGATCGGCAACCAGATCGTCGTCGACCCGAAGACCGGCACGCTCTACGACTTCTTCGACCTGATCCAGCCGCCGTTCAGCAAGGCAGCCGGCAAGGTCGCGTTCATCAAGTCGACCGACGATGGCGCAACCTGGACGACGCCGCAGGTAATCGCCGGGCTGCAGACGGTCGGCGTGACCGATCCGAACACCGGCGAGCCGGTACGCACCGGCGACATCATTCCGGAGCCCGCGATCGATCCGGCATCGGGACAACTGTACGTCGTCTGGCAGGACAGCCGCTTCAACGGCGGCAACTACGACGAGATCGCGCTGTCGACGTCGAAGGATGGCGGCGCGAGCTGGAGCGCGCCGCTGCAGGTGAACACGCCGACCGGGCGTGCCGCGTTCAATCCGTCGGTGCGCGTCGACAATGCCGGCTCGGTGATGGTCACCCACTATGACTTCCGCGACCTGCAGGCCGGCAACACGACGACGCTGCCGACCGGATTCTGGCGCAAGGTCTCGCATGACGGCGGCGCCACGTTCGCGGACGAGCGCCGCGTCGGCGGCCCGTTCGACATGAAGATCGCGCCATACGCGGAAGGCTTCTTCATCGGCGATTACCAGGGACTCGACGTGCTGCCCTCGTCGTCGTTCCATCCGTTCTTCGTCCAGACCAACGCGGGCAACCTGACGAACCGCACCGACGTGTTCTTCGCGCCGTGA
- the adhP gene encoding alcohol dehydrogenase AdhP — MTQTMKAAVVHAFGEPLRIEEVPVPTPGPGQILVNIKASGVCHTDLHAADGDWPVKPTLPFIPGHEGVGVVAAVGAGVTHVREGDRVGVPWLYTACGYCEYCHTGWETLCHGQQNTGYSVNGSYAEYVLADPDYVGHLPAQVAFDEIAPILCAGVTVYKGIRVTDTRPGQWIAISGIGGLGHVAVQYARAMGLHVAAIDVSAPKLELARQLGAQLTIDASADDPAKVIQKEIGGAHGVLVTAVSRSAFAQALGMVRRGGTVALNGLPPGDFPLPIFSTVLNGITVRGSIVGTRRDLQESLDFAADGLVRAHIHRDRLGNINDIFARLREGKVDGRIVLTDMH; from the coding sequence ATGACACAAACCATGAAAGCGGCCGTGGTGCACGCGTTCGGCGAACCGTTGCGCATCGAGGAAGTGCCGGTCCCGACGCCGGGCCCCGGCCAGATCCTCGTCAACATCAAGGCGTCGGGCGTCTGCCATACCGACCTGCATGCAGCCGACGGCGACTGGCCCGTGAAGCCGACGCTGCCGTTCATTCCCGGGCACGAGGGCGTGGGCGTCGTCGCGGCGGTTGGCGCGGGCGTCACGCACGTGCGCGAGGGCGATCGCGTCGGCGTGCCCTGGCTCTACACGGCATGCGGTTACTGCGAGTATTGCCACACCGGCTGGGAAACCCTTTGCCACGGGCAGCAGAACACCGGCTATTCGGTCAACGGCAGCTATGCGGAATACGTGCTGGCCGATCCCGACTACGTTGGTCACCTGCCCGCGCAGGTTGCGTTCGACGAGATCGCGCCGATCCTGTGCGCGGGTGTGACCGTCTACAAGGGCATCCGCGTCACCGACACGCGTCCGGGCCAGTGGATTGCGATTTCGGGCATCGGCGGGCTGGGCCACGTAGCCGTGCAATACGCGCGCGCGATGGGCCTGCACGTCGCGGCGATCGACGTATCAGCGCCCAAGCTCGAACTCGCTCGCCAGCTTGGCGCGCAACTGACGATCGATGCGTCGGCGGACGATCCGGCGAAGGTCATCCAGAAGGAGATCGGCGGCGCGCATGGCGTGCTGGTCACGGCCGTGTCGCGCAGCGCATTCGCGCAGGCGTTGGGGATGGTGCGCCGTGGCGGCACGGTGGCGCTCAACGGCTTGCCGCCCGGCGATTTCCCGTTGCCGATCTTCTCGACCGTGCTGAACGGCATCACGGTGCGCGGTTCGATCGTCGGCACGCGTCGCGATCTGCAGGAATCACTCGATTTCGCGGCGGACGGGCTGGTGCGCGCGCATATCCATCGCGACCGGCTCGGCAACATCAACGACATATTCGCGCGGCTGCGCGAAGGGAAGGTCGACGGCCGCATCGTGCTGACCGACATGCATTGA
- a CDS encoding TonB-dependent receptor, with the protein MRDLPRLPLRPFPPVSLMLFAAVAHAQADTPASPTPMQTTPLAPIFVTANPLGDTELSAPTAQLSGDALTRRQADSLGETLDGLPGVSTTTYGPMVGRPIIRGMDGDRIRLLQNGVAAYDASSLSYDHAVPQDPLSIERIEIVRGPAALLYGGNAVGGVVNTIDNRIPREAIEGVTGALDARYGGANSVRAGAAQVEGGNGRFAFHVDAFDRETSKLRIPGYARSSRQRAIDDPDTPQPVGNVPNSDGRVHGGALGASYTWADGFAGLSYSGYESNYGSVAEDDVRLRMRQERLAFASEVRNLSGPFTKLKFDFAYTDYRHKEVNNGKTATTFRNRGYEARIEARRRRIGPFEGAIGVQFGQNTFSALGDELLVPSTRTNSVALFGLEEWQVVPALKLSLGGRLEHVKVDPDPAGVEKFALAQPRDFNAGSVSAGALFSLTPVWSVAANVAYTERAPTFYELYSNGPHDATGQFLIGNPNASKEKAVSTDLSLRYASGPNRGSVGVFYNRFSNYLTEYNTGRVVNADGEPVAPGADDTLNEAIYRGVRAEFYGVELDGKWRAFSRRGHTVDLELTADYTHARNVDTGQPLPRIAPLRATLAADYGYGPFGARAQVTHAWSQHRVPDNDFPTDGYTSLGVMLTYKFRVGATHWLAYLRGDNLTNQEIRYATSVVRGFAPEGGRSVMAGLRTTF; encoded by the coding sequence ATGCGCGACCTCCCTCGACTACCGCTTCGCCCGTTCCCGCCCGTTTCGCTGATGCTGTTCGCCGCCGTCGCGCACGCGCAGGCCGATACGCCCGCCTCGCCGACACCCATGCAAACCACGCCGCTCGCGCCGATCTTCGTGACCGCGAATCCGCTCGGCGACACCGAGCTGAGCGCACCGACCGCGCAACTGTCCGGCGACGCGCTGACGCGCCGCCAGGCCGATTCGCTCGGCGAGACACTCGACGGCCTGCCCGGCGTGTCGACCACCACCTATGGGCCGATGGTCGGCCGCCCGATCATCCGCGGGATGGACGGCGACCGGATCCGGCTGCTGCAGAACGGCGTCGCCGCCTACGACGCCTCGTCGCTGTCGTACGACCATGCGGTACCGCAGGATCCGCTGTCGATCGAGCGCATCGAGATCGTGCGCGGACCGGCCGCGTTGCTGTACGGCGGCAACGCGGTCGGCGGCGTCGTCAACACGATCGACAACCGGATTCCCCGCGAAGCGATCGAAGGCGTGACGGGCGCGCTCGACGCGCGCTACGGCGGCGCGAATTCGGTGCGCGCGGGCGCCGCGCAGGTCGAAGGCGGCAACGGCCGCTTCGCGTTCCATGTCGACGCATTCGACCGGGAAACGAGCAAGCTGCGGATTCCCGGCTACGCGCGCAGCAGCCGGCAACGGGCGATCGACGATCCCGACACGCCGCAACCGGTCGGCAACGTGCCGAACAGCGACGGCCGCGTGCATGGCGGCGCGCTCGGCGCGTCGTACACGTGGGCCGACGGTTTCGCGGGTCTGTCGTACAGCGGCTACGAGTCGAACTACGGCTCCGTCGCCGAGGACGACGTGCGCCTGCGGATGCGCCAGGAACGCCTTGCGTTCGCGTCCGAGGTGCGCAACCTGAGCGGCCCGTTCACGAAGCTGAAGTTCGATTTCGCATACACCGACTATCGTCACAAGGAAGTCAACAACGGCAAGACGGCCACCACCTTCCGCAACCGCGGCTACGAGGCGCGCATCGAGGCGCGGCGTCGCAGGATCGGCCCGTTCGAAGGCGCGATCGGCGTGCAGTTCGGCCAGAACACGTTCTCCGCGCTCGGCGACGAATTGCTCGTGCCGTCCACGCGCACGAACAGCGTCGCGCTGTTCGGTCTGGAGGAATGGCAGGTCGTCCCCGCGCTGAAGCTGAGTCTCGGCGGGCGCCTGGAGCACGTGAAGGTCGATCCCGATCCGGCCGGCGTCGAGAAATTCGCGCTCGCGCAGCCGCGCGACTTCAATGCCGGCAGCGTATCGGCCGGCGCGCTGTTCTCCCTGACACCCGTGTGGTCGGTCGCGGCGAACGTCGCATACACGGAACGCGCACCGACCTTCTACGAGTTGTACTCGAACGGCCCGCACGACGCGACCGGCCAGTTCCTGATCGGCAACCCGAACGCGTCGAAGGAAAAGGCCGTGTCGACCGACCTGTCGCTACGCTATGCGAGCGGCCCGAACCGCGGCAGCGTCGGCGTGTTCTACAACCGCTTCTCGAACTACCTGACCGAGTACAACACGGGCCGCGTCGTGAACGCCGACGGCGAACCGGTCGCGCCCGGCGCCGACGATACGCTCAACGAAGCGATCTATCGCGGCGTGCGCGCCGAGTTCTACGGCGTCGAACTCGACGGCAAGTGGCGCGCGTTCTCGCGGCGCGGTCACACGGTCGATCTGGAACTGACCGCCGACTACACGCATGCACGCAACGTCGACACCGGCCAGCCGCTGCCGCGCATCGCGCCGCTGCGCGCGACGCTCGCGGCCGACTACGGCTACGGCCCATTCGGTGCGCGCGCACAGGTCACGCACGCGTGGTCGCAGCACCGCGTACCCGACAACGACTTCCCGACCGACGGCTACACATCGCTCGGCGTGATGCTCACGTACAAGTTCCGCGTCGGTGCGACGCACTGGCTCGCCTACCTGCGCGGCGACAACCTGACGAACCAGGAGATCCGCTACGCGACCTCGGTCGTGCGCGGTTTCGCGCCTGAAGGCGGCCGCAGCGTGATGGCCGGACTGCGCACGACGTTCTGA